A stretch of Sporomusaceae bacterium FL31 DNA encodes these proteins:
- the csy1 gene encoding CRISPR-associated protein Csy1 — MGGVLEYLNKRKEKWLKDKMKNQMSEMEITELTNQAEDKFSVEKWIPDAAKRAKQLSLASHVAKFSHPDAKASSVISACYFKNDGYLHSGNVVYELDAFGNAAAVDVFEFLLTVMDDNRTILVHLENDSEEIRQELNFLKEEYEKVRVDFLEIKKECQEIKTDERIKQVYFPIGDKYHLLSLMTPSGVLRRLKTRIEEIRAEAIAARDKKNEKYGEQHAEIYDLTVTAFGGTKPQNISALNIRNNGKTYLLASSPPIISKREITKPRQDFFTNTLQIKKFKEDLQVLHALFACEQNNLEIRNKIKKTLQVVVDRVMISVYKLRELEAGWSTAEYYSRLPLSQKIWLDDIHAELRVKNREWLEDVSLFFARWIIRAYEIVLKSDGIPLGDGETAFLRRQVEMALLQDKESFG, encoded by the coding sequence GTGGGGGGCGTATTGGAGTATTTGAATAAACGCAAAGAGAAATGGCTTAAGGATAAAATGAAAAATCAGATGTCCGAGATGGAAATTACAGAACTGACAAATCAAGCAGAAGATAAATTTTCAGTAGAGAAATGGATTCCGGATGCTGCGAAACGGGCTAAACAATTATCTTTAGCCAGCCATGTTGCTAAATTTTCACATCCGGATGCCAAAGCATCTTCGGTCATTTCGGCATGTTATTTTAAAAATGATGGGTATTTGCATAGTGGAAATGTTGTATATGAACTGGACGCTTTTGGAAATGCAGCAGCGGTTGACGTTTTTGAATTTCTATTAACGGTAATGGATGACAACAGAACTATTTTAGTGCATCTGGAAAATGACAGTGAAGAAATTAGGCAGGAACTCAATTTTTTGAAAGAAGAATACGAAAAAGTTCGGGTGGATTTTCTTGAAATAAAAAAAGAATGTCAGGAGATCAAAACAGATGAAAGAATAAAACAAGTGTACTTCCCAATTGGCGATAAATATCATTTATTATCATTGATGACGCCGTCCGGAGTTTTAAGACGATTAAAAACTAGAATTGAAGAGATAAGGGCAGAAGCTATCGCTGCCAGGGATAAAAAGAATGAAAAATATGGCGAACAACATGCTGAAATTTATGATCTTACTGTAACCGCTTTTGGGGGGACTAAGCCTCAAAATATCAGTGCATTAAATATACGCAACAATGGAAAAACATACCTGCTAGCTTCAAGTCCGCCGATTATTTCAAAAAGAGAAATTACAAAACCCAGGCAGGATTTCTTTACGAATACATTGCAGATAAAGAAATTCAAAGAGGATCTTCAGGTTTTGCATGCGTTGTTTGCCTGTGAACAAAACAATCTTGAAATACGTAATAAAATCAAAAAAACGCTACAAGTTGTAGTTGATAGAGTCATGATCAGCGTTTATAAATTGCGGGAACTTGAGGCGGGGTGGTCGACTGCAGAATATTATAGCCGCCTGCCATTGTCCCAGAAAATATGGCTTGATGATATTCATGCGGAATTGCGGGTAAAAAACCGAGAGTGGCTGGAGGATGTGTCTCTTTTTTTCGCCCGGTGGATAATACGCGCCTATGAAATAGTTTTGAAAAGCGATGGTATTCCGCTTGGCGATGGGGAAACAGCGTTTCTGAGGCGCCAGGTCGAAATGGCATTGCTGCAGGATAAGGAGAGTTTTGGATGA